A stretch of the Psychroserpens sp. Hel_I_66 genome encodes the following:
- the pabB gene encoding aminodeoxychorismate synthase component I, with protein MRKKIITTIQNSDQYKKKLLTWSQQFDEVVWLDSNDYTQKHGSYDAVLAVEAFTVFQTDYFDAFNQLKEYQTSTNDWIFGYLSYDLKNDVEELSSKNHDNLGFADLFFFQPKKLFFLHGNVLETHYLNMVEDELENDLKTINSIVTQSVVGRSVGVPISEENNIKIKLRIHKDDYFSKVKTLLEHIHRGDIYEANFCQEFYAEDTVINPFETYQKLNAISRPPFATFFKSYGHYLMSASPERYIKKEGLKITSQPIKGTAKRSKNQQEDEALKKMLSEDMKERSENIMIVDLVRNDLSKTAVKGSVNVEELCKVYTFDQVHQMISTVTSQVNENTHPVDIIKTTFPMGSMTGAPKISAMQIIEELEETKRGLYSGAVGYFSPDNDFDFNVVIRSILYNETKKYVSYSVGGAITAKSDPLKEYEECLVKAKAMREVLEG; from the coding sequence TTGAGAAAAAAAATTATAACAACCATACAAAACAGTGACCAATATAAAAAAAAATTATTGACATGGAGTCAGCAATTTGATGAAGTCGTTTGGTTGGATAGTAACGATTACACACAAAAACATGGAAGCTACGATGCAGTTTTGGCAGTTGAGGCTTTTACTGTTTTCCAAACCGATTATTTTGATGCCTTCAATCAATTAAAGGAATACCAGACGTCAACGAATGATTGGATTTTTGGCTATCTATCGTACGACCTAAAAAATGATGTCGAGGAACTATCATCAAAAAACCATGATAATTTAGGATTTGCAGACTTGTTTTTCTTTCAGCCAAAAAAGCTTTTTTTTCTCCACGGAAATGTGCTAGAAACACATTATTTAAATATGGTTGAAGATGAATTGGAAAATGATCTAAAAACTATAAATTCAATTGTCACTCAAAGCGTAGTCGGGAGGTCAGTTGGAGTTCCAATTTCCGAAGAAAATAATATTAAAATAAAACTTCGCATTCATAAAGACGATTATTTTAGTAAGGTCAAAACCTTATTGGAGCATATTCACAGAGGTGATATTTATGAAGCTAATTTTTGCCAAGAGTTTTATGCAGAAGATACGGTAATCAATCCGTTTGAGACGTATCAAAAACTAAATGCGATTTCAAGACCACCATTTGCGACTTTTTTTAAATCGTATGGTCATTATTTAATGTCTGCGTCTCCAGAGCGATACATCAAAAAAGAGGGCTTGAAAATCACGTCGCAACCCATAAAAGGAACCGCAAAACGCTCTAAAAATCAACAAGAGGACGAGGCTTTGAAAAAGATGCTTTCCGAAGATATGAAAGAGCGAAGCGAAAACATAATGATTGTAGATTTGGTACGAAACGATCTTTCAAAAACAGCAGTAAAAGGAAGCGTTAATGTAGAGGAGCTTTGTAAGGTTTATACGTTCGACCAGGTTCATCAAATGATTTCAACAGTGACGTCTCAAGTCAATGAGAACACGCATCCTGTTGATATTATAAAAACAACGTTCCCAATGGGAAGCATGACGGGAGCACCAAAAATTTCGGCAATGCAAATCATTGAAGAATTGGAGGAAACCAAACGTGGACTTTACTCTGGAGCAGTTGGGTATTTTTCACCAGATAATGATTTTGATTTTAATGTCGTCATTCGTAGTATTTTATATAATGAGACTAAAAAATATGTATCCTATTCGGTTGGTGGAGCAATAACTGCTAAGAGTGATCCATTAAAGGAATATGAGGAATGTTTGGTGAAGGCTAAGGCGATGCGAGAGGTTTTAGAAGGTTGA
- a CDS encoding TraB/GumN family protein, whose product MTQFSISKYHFKLIALFLLICVSHNFFGQNNDTYKLLWKIEGNDLKGPSYLFGTMHIQDIRAFNFSDAVMPAIKSCEKFALEIHADSAFSMVLQKDFYRDPIDELKSVLNDENYKKLADRFVEVNGYSIEESNISDINTILGLLYKEPEKTTDKSVFVDLYLFGQAKTMNKKIIGLETLESQVNYYENLPSVESKRFYILEQLNYTKDATDKILEELKEVYFTGDLNEIEKIINRYGENEDEEMIARNNVMVNSMDDTMKNSTLFSAVGAAHLPGKNGIINLLKLRGYKVTPVEANFTGIADTYKIDLSKIDWYNFEDRDLGYDVEIPQQPNYEEEFEGFTIHTYQSFIDNTTYMMFGLDLRHLDVHDTFRNIADGYINNIATSNLGEVIEDREEVDGDVQYIYNTISSENGKIIKSKLAFKDQILYFLSIQNESGIISPKISHRFFESLSFSTPKKEIEKIVKNIWETRVFKEGAFSIDLPGTPIDISRETPNPIDPDGENYLLKLYNYVDSGKENNYLFRYNDLPSGYFMERPEDGFEATKENLSSNGKIISEPKIIHLDGYEGREYEVLFQNKYHSICRVYFKGNRTYLLLQQKLNEGDMVDRDNAYFNNFKFIEFSNIPLQTKKIENTEIEIKEFNRNKTTVDSLNFENSYLKNTYSYYTTNSNSGDVYQFSYGDLRDYFKVSNLESFYDDNLDFLKNWNDTIVYKKPIKINNIDGVEAMIKNKTNNVLSKHRIWLENDKFLIYTAYITNDTYSHKMTDSIFNSYSTTSKKSTIDIYASKVDLIFKDLKAQDSLTKLRAQGAFGYYEFEKGDLPKLYEHLETNFGNDSINEFVKFNIIEIFNTISDDETLEHLRKLYFRSSLNDKLKTEILATIQNLGNEKNIDVYTDLLLNHPPTDLNSKQWFVFRSFRDSSALAISNYDKLISLMDKEDYRQSILSITNDILDMKQDSLNIVKENFDRLLKFSQEDLNNYLIVANDSTNMDYSYNGRIHQYLRLMEHPEINSDHIDGFSNKILNNDNNPWYKTRATALRINHKLPIEQKLVNKLMDSLYSRYDIMKAYHNIGEFRKVPKSYQISKSFAKLSLSNFLDENDDYGYNINILDEYEQNGNTYLGAKISYTYNETIEDYFALIGPIYDLSEKKDLKLYEIHLNWNDFSENWIPLAEALLKETENQD is encoded by the coding sequence ATGACCCAATTTTCAATTTCAAAATATCACTTCAAATTAATCGCATTATTTTTATTGATATGTGTTTCCCATAATTTTTTTGGACAAAATAATGATACCTATAAATTACTATGGAAAATTGAAGGAAATGATTTAAAAGGGCCTTCCTATTTGTTTGGCACAATGCACATTCAAGATATTCGCGCTTTCAATTTTAGCGATGCTGTGATGCCTGCTATAAAGAGCTGTGAGAAATTTGCGCTAGAAATTCATGCAGACTCAGCGTTCTCTATGGTTCTACAGAAAGATTTTTATAGAGATCCCATTGATGAACTGAAATCTGTTTTAAATGATGAAAATTATAAAAAATTAGCAGATCGTTTTGTTGAAGTGAATGGCTATTCAATTGAAGAATCAAATATTAGTGACATCAACACTATTTTGGGCTTATTATATAAAGAACCTGAAAAGACAACAGATAAATCGGTTTTTGTTGATCTATATTTATTTGGACAGGCTAAAACAATGAATAAAAAAATTATAGGCCTAGAAACACTGGAGTCACAGGTTAATTATTATGAAAACTTACCCAGTGTGGAGTCTAAAAGATTTTATATACTAGAGCAACTCAACTACACAAAAGACGCTACAGATAAAATACTAGAAGAATTGAAAGAGGTCTATTTTACGGGTGATCTTAATGAAATTGAAAAAATCATAAATCGATATGGGGAAAATGAAGATGAAGAAATGATTGCCAGAAACAACGTTATGGTAAATAGTATGGATGATACTATGAAGAATTCCACACTATTTTCAGCAGTTGGTGCAGCTCATTTACCAGGTAAAAATGGCATCATAAACCTTTTAAAACTTCGAGGTTACAAAGTTACTCCTGTAGAGGCTAATTTTACTGGCATAGCAGATACTTATAAAATCGATCTCTCTAAAATTGATTGGTACAATTTTGAAGACAGAGATTTAGGGTATGATGTAGAAATTCCTCAGCAACCTAATTATGAAGAGGAATTTGAAGGTTTCACAATTCACACTTACCAATCATTTATTGATAATACTACATACATGATGTTTGGATTAGACCTAAGACACCTTGATGTCCATGATACTTTTAGAAATATTGCAGACGGGTATATTAACAATATTGCAACATCAAATCTTGGCGAGGTAATTGAAGATCGTGAGGAAGTAGATGGTGATGTACAGTATATTTATAATACTATTTCTTCGGAAAATGGCAAGATTATAAAATCAAAACTCGCATTTAAGGATCAAATTCTCTATTTTCTTTCTATACAAAACGAAAGTGGTATTATCTCTCCAAAAATATCACATCGTTTTTTTGAATCTTTATCATTTAGCACTCCAAAAAAAGAGATAGAGAAAATAGTTAAAAACATCTGGGAAACTAGAGTATTTAAAGAAGGTGCATTTTCTATTGATCTGCCAGGAACACCAATTGATATTTCTCGAGAAACGCCCAACCCAATAGATCCTGATGGTGAAAATTATCTACTTAAATTATATAATTATGTTGATTCAGGGAAAGAAAATAATTATCTTTTTAGGTACAATGATTTGCCAAGTGGTTATTTCATGGAAAGACCAGAAGATGGTTTTGAAGCCACTAAAGAAAATCTAAGTTCTAATGGCAAGATTATCTCAGAACCCAAAATAATTCATCTAGATGGATACGAAGGTCGAGAATACGAGGTGTTATTTCAAAATAAGTACCATTCCATTTGTAGGGTTTATTTTAAAGGTAATAGAACCTATCTCCTGTTGCAACAAAAATTGAATGAAGGCGATATGGTAGATAGGGATAATGCATATTTTAATAATTTCAAATTTATAGAATTTTCCAATATACCTCTCCAAACTAAAAAAATTGAAAATACGGAAATTGAGATTAAGGAATTCAATCGCAATAAAACCACGGTCGATTCATTAAATTTTGAAAATTCATACCTCAAAAACACATATTCTTATTATACAACAAATTCCAACTCTGGTGATGTCTATCAATTTAGTTATGGTGATTTACGAGACTACTTTAAAGTAAGTAACTTGGAAAGTTTCTATGATGACAACTTAGATTTTCTCAAAAACTGGAACGATACTATAGTCTATAAAAAACCTATAAAAATCAATAACATAGATGGTGTTGAAGCTATGATAAAAAATAAAACCAACAATGTATTGTCTAAACATCGTATTTGGCTGGAAAATGATAAATTTCTAATATACACAGCTTATATAACCAATGATACATACAGCCACAAAATGACAGATAGCATTTTTAATAGCTATAGCACAACTTCAAAAAAATCAACAATCGACATTTATGCTTCAAAAGTTGATTTAATATTTAAAGACTTAAAAGCTCAAGATTCTTTGACCAAATTAAGAGCCCAAGGTGCTTTTGGTTATTACGAATTTGAGAAAGGAGATCTTCCGAAGTTATACGAACATTTAGAAACTAATTTTGGAAATGATAGCATAAATGAATTTGTAAAATTCAATATCATTGAGATTTTTAATACTATTAGCGATGATGAAACATTAGAACATTTAAGAAAATTATACTTCAGGTCCTCATTGAATGATAAATTAAAAACAGAAATATTAGCAACCATTCAAAATTTGGGAAATGAAAAAAATATAGATGTATATACCGATTTGCTATTAAATCATCCGCCAACAGATCTGAACTCTAAACAATGGTTTGTTTTTAGATCATTTAGGGATTCTTCTGCTTTGGCAATCTCTAACTATGATAAGCTAATATCCTTAATGGATAAAGAAGACTACAGGCAATCCATTTTAAGTATTACGAACGATATATTAGATATGAAACAAGATAGCCTAAATATCGTGAAAGAAAATTTTGATAGACTTTTAAAGTTTTCCCAAGAAGATTTAAATAATTATTTGATTGTTGCAAATGATTCTACAAACATGGATTACTCCTATAATGGTAGAATACATCAATATTTAAGGTTAATGGAACATCCTGAAATAAACAGTGATCACATCGACGGATTCTCAAATAAAATTTTAAACAATGATAACAACCCATGGTATAAGACTAGGGCTACAGCTTTGAGAATTAACCATAAACTCCCAATTGAACAAAAACTAGTTAACAAATTAATGGATAGTTTATATTCTAGGTATGATATAATGAAGGCTTACCACAATATTGGTGAGTTTAGAAAAGTACCAAAGTCATATCAAATTTCTAAATCATTTGCTAAACTATCATTATCAAATTTTCTAGATGAAAATGATGATTATGGCTATAATATTAACATCCTTGACGAATATGAGCAAAATGGGAATACCTATCTAGGTGCCAAAATCTCGTATACCTATAATGAAACAATAGAGGATTATTTTGCTCTCATTGGCCCTATTTATGATCTGTCTGAAAAAAAAGATTTGAAACTATATGAGATTCATTTAAATTGGAATGATTTTTCTGAAAACTGGATTCCACTAGCTGAAGCACTTTTAAAAGAAACTGAAAATCAGGATTAG
- a CDS encoding MotA/TolQ/ExbB proton channel family protein, with the protein MIIQTITLKSVYAQSIAANLFMDGGPLFMSLILICLIVSLIFIIVGFINTKKSVATSRKMTKLTIDSSILGLVLGFLGSVIGLISAFDSIEAFGNPSPEMFAGGLKVSLLTATFGLFQFVIARIGILVLRLMLPPEDISE; encoded by the coding sequence ATGATTATACAGACGATTACTTTAAAATCAGTTTACGCTCAAAGCATTGCTGCAAACCTTTTTATGGATGGAGGACCATTATTTATGTCTCTCATATTAATATGCTTAATAGTGTCTTTGATTTTTATTATTGTAGGCTTTATCAATACAAAAAAATCTGTTGCAACATCTAGAAAAATGACAAAACTCACAATAGATTCTAGCATCTTAGGCTTGGTACTGGGTTTCTTAGGATCTGTGATAGGTTTGATTTCTGCTTTTGATTCTATTGAGGCCTTTGGCAATCCAAGTCCAGAGATGTTTGCTGGCGGATTAAAAGTATCACTATTAACCGCAACTTTTGGACTTTTTCAATTTGTAATTGCAAGAATAGGGATTCTTGTATTGAGACTTATGTTACCTCCAGAAGATATTTCAGAATAA
- a CDS encoding DEAD/DEAH box helicase produces the protein MEQQTTFTDLNLNTPLYNAINDLGFEYPTPIQAQAFNVVASGKDVVGIAQTGTGKTFAYMLPILRHLKYSEQDNPRILILVPTRELVVQVVDEIKKLAAYINVRVLGVYGGTNINTQKQAVAQGQDIIVATPGRLFDLAVSHVLQLKSIQKLVIDEVDVMLDLGFRHQLLNIFDILPQRRQNIMFSATMTEDVDELITGFFIKPQKVTVAVSGTPLHNIEQKRYDAANFYTKVNVLEHLLQDTETYNKVLIFVAFKRMADLLFDQLEERFPEQSCVIHSNKTQNYRLRSIEQFRAGENRMLIATDVMARGLDIENISHVINFDTPKYPENYMHRIGRTGRAEQEGIAISFSTEKEQESIIEIESYMDKKITLLDFPENVEISKELIEEERPQIRERNNPIKRKDEDAPGPAFHEKKDKNQKENLGGSYKFKIAAKYKKPKTRGDKNYNKRNKK, from the coding sequence ATGGAGCAACAAACCACTTTTACCGATTTAAACTTAAATACACCTTTATACAACGCTATAAACGATTTAGGTTTTGAATACCCAACCCCTATTCAAGCACAGGCATTTAATGTGGTTGCCTCTGGAAAAGATGTTGTTGGTATTGCTCAAACTGGTACAGGAAAGACGTTTGCCTACATGCTGCCCATATTGCGACATTTAAAATATTCTGAACAGGACAATCCAAGAATTTTAATTTTAGTTCCTACAAGAGAATTGGTCGTTCAGGTAGTTGATGAAATCAAAAAATTGGCTGCTTATATCAATGTGAGGGTTTTAGGAGTTTACGGTGGCACCAATATCAATACTCAAAAACAGGCTGTTGCTCAAGGCCAAGATATTATTGTGGCTACACCTGGTCGTTTGTTTGATTTAGCTGTAAGCCATGTTTTACAATTAAAATCGATACAAAAACTGGTCATTGATGAAGTAGACGTAATGCTAGACTTAGGCTTTAGACATCAACTATTGAATATATTTGACATTTTACCGCAACGTCGTCAAAATATCATGTTCTCTGCAACAATGACTGAAGATGTCGATGAGTTAATTACAGGCTTTTTTATAAAACCCCAAAAAGTAACTGTTGCTGTTTCTGGTACACCTTTACATAATATTGAGCAAAAACGCTACGATGCTGCCAATTTTTATACTAAGGTAAATGTATTGGAGCATCTACTTCAAGATACTGAGACCTACAACAAAGTCCTCATTTTTGTTGCTTTCAAGCGTATGGCAGATTTGTTATTTGATCAATTGGAAGAACGTTTTCCAGAACAATCCTGCGTGATCCATTCTAATAAAACCCAAAATTACCGTTTGAGAAGTATTGAGCAATTTAGAGCTGGAGAGAACAGAATGTTAATTGCAACAGATGTCATGGCTCGTGGTTTGGATATTGAGAACATTAGCCATGTGATCAATTTTGATACACCAAAATACCCAGAAAACTACATGCATAGAATTGGTAGAACAGGTCGTGCAGAACAAGAAGGGATTGCGATTTCTTTTTCTACGGAAAAAGAACAAGAATCAATTATCGAGATTGAATCTTATATGGATAAAAAAATAACACTACTCGACTTTCCTGAAAACGTTGAAATTTCTAAAGAACTTATTGAGGAAGAACGACCTCAAATTAGAGAACGCAACAACCCAATTAAGCGAAAAGATGAAGATGCACCAGGTCCTGCATTTCATGAAAAGAAAGACAAAAACCAAAAAGAAAACCTTGGCGGATCCTACAAATTTAAAATTGCAGCAAAATACAAGAAGCCTAAAACCCGAGGTGATAAAAATTATAATAAACGAAATAAGAAATAG
- a CDS encoding S1/P1 nuclease, with protein MKNTLTFLFLLISIFTVFAENPPVWGKTGHRVVGAIADDYLKGSTRNKLKKLLNHESLAVAATYVDEIKADPRYDKFKTWHYLNMPLDANYESSEKNMEGDLFTGINYCKQIITDKSSSDQDKTFYLKMLIHLIGDLHQPMHLGLLEDRGGNDFDVQWNYRDSNMHKVWDTQMIESYGMSFSELADNASHLSKDEIEDIKKGTVLDWIAETHILTNRVYASAEKGENLRSRYSYEYLDIARSQMQKAGIRLAKVLNELL; from the coding sequence ATGAAAAATACGTTAACCTTCTTGTTTTTATTAATTTCCATTTTTACTGTTTTTGCTGAAAATCCTCCCGTTTGGGGAAAAACCGGTCATCGTGTGGTGGGTGCCATTGCTGATGATTATTTAAAAGGCAGTACAAGAAATAAGCTTAAAAAATTGTTGAATCATGAATCGCTTGCTGTTGCAGCGACTTATGTTGATGAGATCAAAGCAGATCCTCGTTACGATAAGTTTAAAACGTGGCATTATCTTAATATGCCACTGGATGCAAATTATGAGTCTTCTGAAAAAAATATGGAAGGTGATTTATTCACAGGAATCAATTACTGCAAGCAAATAATTACAGACAAAAGCTCTAGCGACCAAGACAAGACCTTTTATTTGAAAATGCTCATTCACTTAATTGGAGATCTTCACCAACCAATGCATTTAGGCTTGTTAGAAGATCGTGGTGGTAATGATTTTGATGTACAATGGAACTACAGAGACTCAAATATGCATAAGGTTTGGGATACCCAAATGATTGAATCTTACGGAATGAGTTTCTCAGAATTAGCAGATAATGCGTCGCATCTTTCTAAAGATGAAATTGAAGACATCAAAAAGGGAACTGTTCTAGATTGGATTGCAGAGACACATATTTTAACGAACCGCGTTTACGCTTCCGCAGAAAAAGGAGAGAATTTACGTAGTCGTTATTCTTACGAATATTTGGATATCGCAAGATCACAGATGCAAAAGGCAGGAATTAGATTGGCTAAAGTGCTCAATGAGCTTTTGTAA
- a CDS encoding mechanosensitive ion channel family protein, with protein sequence MNKLTNYTDGAIDSMSGMWPEIAKIATNVIIALIVIILGWLFAKIVTKILKKALKLAKFDKLDDKINEIEIVEGKQLNFNTIKMVSTFIKWLIYIMVVIIIADILNLEIISNQISEFLAYLPKLFFSLVIFIFGLLFANFIKKGLQSFLESMDLSGAKIISQIVFFLILLFVSITALNQAGINTDIITSNFTMILGAFLLAFALAFGLGAKEVVGDLLKTFYTRKTFEVGKRIEFQDAIYEIEAINNISVVLKNTSGKKVIIPVKDIVESHIKVVD encoded by the coding sequence ATGAATAAACTAACAAACTATACAGATGGAGCAATAGATTCAATGTCTGGTATGTGGCCAGAAATTGCAAAAATCGCAACCAATGTAATCATTGCATTAATTGTCATTATTTTAGGTTGGTTATTTGCTAAAATTGTTACTAAAATTTTAAAGAAGGCACTCAAATTAGCCAAGTTTGATAAACTGGATGATAAAATAAATGAAATTGAAATTGTTGAAGGAAAACAACTTAATTTCAATACTATAAAAATGGTTTCAACTTTTATAAAATGGCTAATCTACATCATGGTAGTTATTATAATTGCCGATATCTTGAATCTAGAAATCATTTCCAATCAAATAAGCGAATTCTTAGCTTACTTGCCTAAACTCTTTTTTTCACTTGTCATCTTTATTTTTGGGTTATTATTTGCCAATTTCATCAAAAAAGGACTTCAGTCGTTCTTGGAATCTATGGATTTATCTGGCGCAAAAATTATAAGTCAAATCGTTTTCTTCTTAATTCTACTCTTCGTTTCTATAACTGCCCTAAATCAAGCTGGTATTAATACAGATATCATTACCAGCAATTTCACAATGATTCTTGGAGCATTTTTATTGGCATTTGCATTGGCATTTGGTTTGGGGGCAAAAGAAGTTGTTGGAGACTTATTAAAGACATTTTATACAAGAAAAACATTTGAAGTAGGTAAACGAATAGAATTTCAAGATGCGATTTACGAGATAGAAGCTATCAATAATATCTCTGTCGTTCTAAAAAACACAAGTGGAAAAAAAGTTATAATACCTGTAAAGGATATTGTTGAGAGCCACATTAAAGTGGTTGATTAA
- a CDS encoding RNA polymerase sigma factor, with product MLFEVLYDRFSGLVYNKCYGFAKDEDEAKDLTQDVFLKLFVKLASFKGKSKFSSWLYAFTYNHCVNYVTRNTAKKFEKQTVDYAEIENVPEDVDDSGFEEMRVDRLKQALELVSPDEKMILLLKYKDGLTIAEIVSILDIGDSAVKMRIKRAKEKLITVYNNLS from the coding sequence ATGCTTTTTGAAGTATTGTATGATCGTTTTTCGGGCTTGGTATATAATAAATGTTACGGTTTTGCAAAAGATGAAGATGAGGCAAAAGATTTAACACAAGATGTATTTTTAAAGCTCTTTGTTAAATTGGCTAGTTTTAAGGGTAAATCTAAATTTTCTTCATGGCTGTACGCATTTACCTATAACCATTGTGTAAATTATGTTACAAGAAATACTGCTAAAAAGTTTGAAAAACAAACTGTAGATTATGCCGAAATTGAAAATGTACCAGAAGATGTCGATGATTCTGGATTTGAAGAGATGCGGGTTGATAGGCTCAAACAAGCATTAGAACTGGTATCACCAGATGAAAAAATGATACTACTGCTAAAATACAAAGATGGTCTCACCATTGCAGAGATTGTAAGTATTTTAGATATTGGAGACAGCGCAGTTAAGATGAGAATAAAGCGTGCTAAAGAGAAATTGATAACCGTATATAATAACCTAAGCTAA